One Rosa chinensis cultivar Old Blush chromosome 3, RchiOBHm-V2, whole genome shotgun sequence DNA window includes the following coding sequences:
- the LOC112192000 gene encoding syntaxin-121, which yields MNDLFSGSFSRFRSEPDNNDEHVIEMSSAAASGTGAGVNLDKFFGDVESVKDELKELERIHQNLQSAHEQSKTLHNANTVKDLRSRMDADVTLALKKAKVIKVRLEALDRSNAANRSLPGCGPGSSSDRTRISVVNGLRKKLKDSMDSFNSLRQKISLEYRETVQRRYYTVSGENPDEKTLDLLISTGQSETFLQKAIQEQGRGQVLDTINEIQERHDAVKDMEKNLHELHQVFLDMAVLVQAQGEQLDDIESHVQRASSFVRGGTQQLGKARVYQKNTRKWTCFLIILLLVIALIIILSLKPWNWGGGGGGNNPTPAPPSPA from the exons ATGAACGACCTGTTTTCCGGCTCCTTCTCCAGGTTCCGCAGCGAGCCCGACAACAACGACGAGCACGTCATCGAGATGTCGTCGGCGGCGGCGTCCGGCACCGGCGCCGGAGTCAACCTCGACAAGTTCTTCGGCGACGTCGAGTCCGTCAAGGACGAGCTCAAGGAGCTGGAGCGCATCCACCAGAACCTCCAGTCCGCTCACGAGCAGAGCAAGACTCTTCACAACGCCAACACCGTCAAGGACCTCCGATCTCGCATGGACGCTGACGTCACTCTCGCTCTCAAGAAGGCGAAGGTGATCAAGGTCCGCCTGGAGGCGCTGGACCGGTCCAACGCCGCGAACAGGAGCCTGCCGGGCTGCGGGCCGGGGTCGTCGTCGGACCGGACCAGGATCTCCGTCGTCAACGGGCTGAGGAAGAAGCTCAAGGACTCCATGGACAGCTTCAACTCCCTCCGCCAGAAGATCTCGCTCGAGTACAGAGAGACCGTCCAGCGCCGGTACTACACCGTCTCCGGTGAGAATCCCGACGAGAAGACGCTCGACCTCCTCATCTCCACAG GGCAGAGCGAAACGTTTCTGCAGAAGGCGATCCAGGAGCAAGGGCGGGGGCAGGTGCTGGACACGATCAACGAGATCCAGGAGCGGCACGACGCCGTGAAGGACATGGAGAAGAATCTGCACGAGCTGCACCAGGTGTTCCTGGACATGGCGGTGCTGGTCCAAGCCCAGGGGGAGCAGCTCGACGACATCGAGAGCCACGTGCAGCGAGCCAGCTCCTTCGTCAGGGGTGGGACGCAGCAGCTGGGGAAGGCCAGGGTGTACCAGAAGAACACCCGAAAATGGACTTGCTTTCTGATCATACTATTGCTTGTGATTGCTTTGATTATCATTTTGAGTTTGAAGCCGTGGAATTGgggcggcggaggaggaggcaATAACCCCACGCCAGCACCACCATCGCCGGCATAG
- the LOC112192001 gene encoding syntaxin-121 — protein sequence MNDLLSNSFSQGSPDHHVIEMTPSDASSDLKKFFEDVDLIQTELNDLQKLNTSLRSAHEQSKTLHKAKEVKDLRTRMDADVNHALKAVKLLKVRLEALDRSNASSRSLPGCGPGSSSDRTRTSVVSGLRKKLRDSMESFNDLRQKISSEYKETVQRRYFTVTGEKPDDKTIDLLISTGESETFMQKAIQEQGRGQVLDTINEIQERHNGVKAMERNLNELHQVFLDMAVLVQAQGEQIDDIERHVDRASSFVQQGTQQLQKARFLQKNTRKWTCYGILILLIITGIILASTLT from the exons ATGAACGACTTGTTATCCAACTCCTTCTCCCAGGGCTCGCCGGACCACCATGTCATCGAGATGACCCCCTCCGATGCCTCCAGCGACCTCAAGAAGTTCTTCGAGGACGTCGACTTGATCCAGACCGAGCTCAATGACTTGCAGAAGCTCAACACCAGCCTCAGGAGCGCACACGAGCAGAGCAAGACCCTCCACAAGGCCAAGGAAGTCAAGGACCTCCGGACACGGATGGACGCTGACGTTAACCATGCCCTTAAGGCCGTCAAGCTCCTTAAGGTTCGGTTGGAGGCACTGGACCGGTCCAACGCCTCCAGCAGGAGCTTGCCTGGGTGCGGTCCGGGGTCGTCCTCGGACCGGACGAGGACGTCTGTGGTGAGTGGGTTGAGGAAGAAGCTTAGGGATTCTATGGAGAGCTTTAATGACTTGAGACAGAAGATTTCCTCCGAGTACAAGGAGACCGTTCAGAGAAGGTACTTTACGGTGACCGGAGAGAAACCGGACGACAAAACCATTGACCTTCTCATATCTACTG GCGAAAGTGAGACATTTATGCAGAAGGCAATCCAAGAGCAAGGAAGAGGCCAAGTCCTAGACACTATAAACGAGATCCAAGAGAGGCACAATGGTGTAAAAGCCATGGAGAGGAATCTGAACGAGTTGCACCAGGTGTTTCTGGACATGGCAGTCCTGGTTCAAGCTCAGGGTGAGCAGATCGACGACATCGAGCGTCACGTAGATCGAGCTAGTTCGTTCGTGCAACAAGGCACCCAGCAGTTGCAGAAGGCCAGGTTCTTGCAGAAAAACACACGCAAATGGACCTGTTATGGTATCCTAATCTTGCTCATCATCACCGGAATCATATTGGCCTCCACGCTGACTTAA
- the LOC112191942 gene encoding uncharacterized protein LOC112191942, with translation MDRTHSSCHARWKKISPACMKWRQALNKVEHFQRRRGENMEDELMNVKSTYYDSEGCDFVFEHCWQYLKNTEKFGKTPSMENTHFSVPNHVNLDDDGSTTTEDELPSSRKARPQG, from the exons ATGGATAGAACACATTCTAGTTGCCACGCTcgttggaagaaaataagtccGGCATGTATGAAGTGGCGCCAAGCTCTTAACAAGGTCGAACACTTTCAACGAAGAAGAGGTGAAAATATGGAGGACGAG CTCATGAATGTTAAATCAACGTACTACGACTCGGAAGGTTGCGATTTTGTGTTTGAGCATTGTTGGCAATACTTGAAAAATACCGAAAAGTTTGGGAAAACGCCATCAATGGAAAACACCCACTTTAGTGTTCCTAATCATGTCAACTTGGATGACGATGGATCAACCACTACTGAGGATGAGCTTCCATCATCAAGAAAGGCACGTCCTCAAGGATAG
- the LOC112194298 gene encoding uncharacterized protein LOC112194298 produces MMCDVANYDPYFVQTRDACGRLSLSTEQKLTCAMRMLAYGITADFCDDYLDIAKTTAIEIFEHFTKAIWNVYHETYLRRPTPADLRRLLDKATERGFPGMIDSLDCMHWQWKNCPTGWAGQYTGYKGKPTIILEAVASYDTWMWHAFFRLPGSLNDINVLGCSPLFNDVCTGETPEMNYQTQHFTRMQEAYRKDVERAFGILQARWAIIRGPARGWSKENLQYIMMTCIILHNMIVEDEHDEDAAQPFDPDDIPT; encoded by the exons ATGATGTGCGACGTGGCCAACTACGACccatattttgttcaaacaagAGATGCTTGCGGGAGACTCAGCTTATCCACTGAACAAAAGCTGACATGCGCCATGAGAATGCTCGCGTATGGCATCACAGCTGATTTCTGTGATGATTACCTAGATATTGCGAAGACCACTGCCATTGAGATTTTTGAGCACTTCACAAAAGCAATCTGGAATGTGTACCATGAGACTTACCTCCGCAGACCAACACCGGCAGATTTGCGACGGCTGCTTGACAAGGCTACAGAACGGGGATTCCCGGGGATGATCGATAGCCTTGATTGTATGCATTGGCAATGGAAAAATTGTCCCACCGGATGGGCAGGGCAGTATACTGGCTACAAGGGGAAACCCACAATCATCTTAGAGGCAGTGGCCTCCTACGATACTTGGATGTGGCATGCCTTCTTCAGACTTCCAGGTTCCCTGAATGATATTAACGTCCTTGGATGTTCACCGTTGTTCAATGACGTATGCACCGGTGAAACCCCTGAAATGAACTACCAG ACACAACATTTCACAAGGATGCAGGAAGCATACAGAAAAGACGTGGAGAGAGCATTTGGTATTCTCCAAGCTCGTTGGGCAATTATAAGAGGACCAGCTCGTGGGTGGAGTAAGGAGAATCTTCAATACATCATGATGACGTGCATTATCTTGCACAATATGATTGTTGAAGATGAGCATGATGAAGATGCAGCGCAACCATTTGATCCAGATGATATCCCAACATGA